A genome region from Maridesulfovibrio salexigens DSM 2638 includes the following:
- a CDS encoding efflux RND transporter permease subunit encodes MSAPLNPEQTQGLIASAVRFFLHSKLTVVLVIGALLLGIAAVQLTPREEEPQIVVPMADIMVQVPGAGVEEVEKLITTPLERILWQIDGVEYVYSVSRRDSSMVTVRFYVGEDREESLIKLHNAIAKNTDMAPGIAAGWVIKPVEIDDVPIVALTLYPAEGREDISDYELRRVAEELSSRLAEVEDLSRVSLVSGRSREVRVELQPERMAGFNVSPLEIAAALKGADQSAVAGTVLSGNREIVISANSFLEDAADVRNLVVGVFNSRPVYLRDVAEVFDGPQEVDSYSRIGFSRMYLTSNGQDPEQGSRPAVTIAFSKKKGTNAVKVAEAVLERMEQLKQAILPAGIEVQVTRDYGKTADAKVDELLGSLGFAVVTVVILLALTLGWREAAVVALAVPISFSLALFVNYMLGYTINRVTLFALILSLGLVVDDPITNVDNIQRHILMKKKKPSEATLAAVSEVLPPVIMSTLAIIVSFVPLFFITGMMGPYMAPMAANVPLTVTFSTVCALTIVPWLAFRLLKDLQPKAAAAASGPGRVEAMYTRIITPFLESRVRRWLLVGVIVIGLVFSMALAGMRLVPLKMLPFDNKNEFQIVIDMDEGTPLEQTDRVVREMEQVLKTVPEVTSFITYAGEPSPMDFNGLVRHYYWREGGHMADIRVNLADKSLREEQSHAIVLRLRNELEQVAAHNNANIKIVESPPGPPVISTITTEVYGAEDRPYSALIEGAQQILATMKQEPGVVDIDTSTEADQAMIDFVLDKEKAALHGVSARDVVSTLQMALSGMVPANIHEQGERNPLPVRLILPLLRRADVSSLEQLKVRTSEGKSVPLAELGSLVEISREQPVYHKNLKRVVYVFAEMAGRAPGEAIIDMQGKLAKDPLPPFIWADWAGEGEWQITLDVFRDLGLAFGAALLGIYILLIVETGSFTMPLLIMCAIPLTLLGIMPGFWLLNLISAGTVQGAVGEAFADPVFFTATGMIGMIALGGIVIRNSLVLIDFIRQSVAQGMELKDAIIKSGSVRLRPIALTAATTALGAWPITLDPIFSGLAWALIFGLFASTIFTLLVIPVGYYVFEKENK; translated from the coding sequence ATGTCTGCCCCATTGAATCCTGAACAGACTCAAGGGCTGATAGCTTCGGCAGTCCGTTTCTTTCTGCATTCCAAGCTGACAGTGGTGCTGGTTATCGGTGCTTTGTTACTCGGTATTGCTGCTGTCCAGCTTACCCCCCGAGAGGAAGAACCGCAGATCGTGGTTCCGATGGCCGATATTATGGTGCAGGTTCCCGGCGCTGGGGTGGAGGAGGTTGAAAAACTGATTACCACTCCGTTGGAACGTATTCTCTGGCAGATTGACGGGGTGGAGTATGTCTATTCCGTTTCCCGGCGTGATTCATCCATGGTCACCGTCCGTTTCTACGTGGGTGAGGATCGTGAGGAATCCTTAATTAAGCTGCACAATGCAATTGCCAAGAATACGGACATGGCTCCGGGAATTGCTGCCGGCTGGGTCATTAAGCCTGTTGAGATTGACGATGTTCCTATCGTAGCCCTGACTCTTTATCCGGCTGAGGGACGCGAAGATATTTCCGATTATGAATTACGCAGGGTGGCTGAAGAACTTTCTTCCCGTCTGGCAGAGGTGGAAGACCTTTCCCGCGTGTCCCTCGTTTCAGGGCGTTCCCGTGAAGTGCGGGTGGAGTTACAGCCCGAACGCATGGCCGGATTCAATGTCTCTCCGCTGGAAATAGCCGCTGCACTTAAGGGTGCGGACCAGTCTGCTGTTGCCGGTACAGTGCTTTCGGGAAATCGCGAGATTGTCATTTCCGCCAACTCTTTTTTGGAAGATGCTGCTGATGTGCGCAATCTTGTGGTCGGGGTCTTTAACTCCCGTCCGGTATACCTGCGCGATGTGGCTGAGGTGTTCGACGGTCCGCAAGAGGTTGATTCTTATTCACGGATCGGGTTTTCCCGCATGTATCTGACCAGTAACGGACAAGACCCCGAACAAGGCTCCCGTCCGGCGGTCACCATTGCCTTTTCCAAGAAAAAAGGGACCAACGCGGTCAAGGTTGCCGAGGCCGTTCTTGAACGCATGGAACAGCTTAAGCAAGCCATTCTTCCTGCCGGAATCGAAGTTCAGGTGACCCGTGATTACGGCAAGACTGCTGATGCCAAGGTCGATGAATTGCTCGGCTCATTGGGCTTTGCGGTGGTTACCGTGGTCATCCTGTTGGCCCTGACTCTCGGATGGCGCGAGGCAGCGGTCGTGGCACTTGCGGTCCCCATCAGTTTTTCACTGGCCCTGTTCGTCAACTATATGCTTGGCTACACTATTAATCGGGTAACTCTGTTCGCGCTTATTCTCTCTCTTGGATTAGTGGTGGATGACCCGATCACTAATGTGGATAATATTCAGCGGCATATTCTCATGAAAAAGAAGAAGCCTTCCGAGGCAACTCTTGCTGCGGTTTCCGAGGTTTTGCCGCCGGTAATCATGTCCACACTGGCGATTATTGTTTCATTTGTTCCGCTCTTTTTCATTACCGGAATGATGGGACCGTACATGGCTCCCATGGCCGCAAATGTGCCGCTGACAGTGACTTTTTCAACTGTTTGCGCCCTGACCATTGTGCCTTGGCTGGCTTTTCGTCTGCTCAAGGATTTGCAGCCCAAAGCTGCGGCAGCAGCTTCCGGTCCGGGGCGTGTAGAAGCGATGTATACCCGGATAATTACGCCTTTTCTTGAATCCCGTGTCCGCCGTTGGCTTCTGGTGGGAGTGATCGTAATCGGGTTGGTCTTTTCTATGGCTTTGGCCGGGATGAGGCTGGTACCGCTTAAGATGCTGCCTTTTGACAACAAGAATGAATTCCAGATTGTTATCGACATGGATGAAGGCACACCTCTTGAGCAGACTGACCGTGTGGTCCGCGAAATGGAACAGGTTCTTAAAACCGTGCCTGAAGTGACCAGTTTCATTACCTATGCCGGAGAGCCTTCTCCTATGGATTTTAACGGGCTGGTTCGCCATTACTATTGGCGCGAAGGCGGGCATATGGCTGATATACGGGTTAATCTGGCTGACAAGTCTCTGCGTGAGGAGCAAAGCCATGCCATTGTGCTCCGTTTACGCAATGAGTTGGAGCAGGTTGCTGCGCACAACAATGCCAATATCAAGATCGTGGAATCTCCGCCCGGACCTCCGGTAATCTCCACTATCACTACGGAGGTCTACGGTGCCGAGGACCGGCCTTATTCTGCTCTTATAGAAGGAGCACAGCAGATCTTAGCGACCATGAAGCAGGAGCCCGGAGTGGTGGACATCGACACTTCCACCGAAGCGGATCAGGCTATGATCGATTTTGTGCTCGATAAGGAAAAAGCGGCCCTTCATGGAGTTAGTGCCCGTGATGTTGTCAGTACCTTGCAGATGGCTTTGTCCGGTATGGTTCCGGCTAACATTCATGAACAGGGTGAACGAAATCCGCTTCCTGTGCGGCTTATTCTGCCGCTGCTGCGAAGGGCGGACGTTTCCTCCCTTGAACAGCTCAAGGTGCGCACTTCAGAAGGTAAGAGTGTGCCTCTGGCGGAGCTTGGAAGTCTGGTTGAAATCAGCCGCGAGCAACCTGTTTACCACAAGAATCTCAAACGTGTGGTTTACGTGTTCGCGGAAATGGCCGGACGCGCACCGGGAGAAGCTATTATCGATATGCAGGGCAAGCTTGCCAAGGACCCGCTGCCCCCGTTTATCTGGGCAGATTGGGCCGGAGAAGGTGAATGGCAGATTACTCTGGATGTTTTCCGCGACCTCGGCCTTGCATTTGGTGCGGCTTTGCTGGGTATTTATATCCTGCTTATTGTGGAAACAGGATCATTTACCATGCCTTTGCTGATCATGTGCGCTATTCCATTGACTTTGCTGGGTATCATGCCCGGATTCTGGCTGCTTAATCTAATAAGTGCCGGAACTGTTCAAGGAGCAGTGGGTGAGGCTTTTGCCGATCCGGTCTTCTTCACAGCAACAGGAATGATCGGCATGATCGCGTTGGGCGGAATAGTTATCCGTAATTCGTTGGTGCTTATCGATTTTATCCGCCAGTCCGTTGCTCAGGGTATGGAATTGAAGGATGCAATTATCAAGTCCGGTTCGGTTCGCCTCAGACCTATTGCCCTGACTGCGGCTACTACCGCGCTAGGGGCATGGCCTATCACCCTTGATCCGATCTTTTCCGGTCTGGCTTGGGCGTTGATTTTCGGATTGTTTGCGTCAACTATTTTCACGCTGCTGGTCATTCCGGTGGGATATTATGTTTTTGAGAAAGAAAATAAGTAG
- a CDS encoding cupin domain-containing protein: MANLELKNLKDVTIKNIDHNKVLNLTDLVVYQEGQVVSRTLSQVKQISLTLFAFDAGEGISTHSAPGDAMVQVLDGVAEVTIGDEVFNVAAGESIVMPANIPHGLEARERFKMLLTLIKQ, translated from the coding sequence ATGGCTAACTTGGAACTCAAGAATCTTAAGGACGTAACTATAAAGAATATTGACCATAATAAGGTACTGAACCTGACCGATCTGGTTGTTTATCAGGAAGGGCAGGTGGTCAGCAGAACCCTTTCACAGGTCAAGCAGATTTCCCTGACTTTGTTTGCTTTTGATGCCGGGGAAGGAATCAGCACTCACAGCGCACCGGGTGATGCCATGGTGCAGGTGCTGGACGGAGTTGCCGAAGTCACCATCGGCGATGAAGTATTTAATGTGGCAGCAGGAGAATCTATTGTCATGCCTGCCAATATCCCACACGGCCTTGAGGCCCGGGAGCGGTTCAAGATGCTGCTGACTTTGATTAAGCAGTAG
- a CDS encoding two-component system sensor histidine kinase NtrB yields MPKRRDKHPHIALLIATVYALFGFFWILFSDKLLLLLVRDTDLINKMQTFKGWFYVLISAAIIYLLVNKYDRSVQKSQQDYIRLLENIADPIYLANSSGRIMDVNESALTTLGYSRYEFKELTVADLDPNVDLEDWSKTVINSPLDQRFALESRHKRKDGTCFPVEVVACVFEDNGQIFYLGVARDISHRIQTLELLVENEKMSSLGAMAAGIAHEINNPLSAILGACQNVTNRIFNDTPKNLHIAKECNADLESMREYMRKRDILRMIGTISDAGKRASQIVSSMLNFSRGGSKKMHTCQTTALIDESIDLIRSDFSFSSNTKFNQIKISKDYPEQPLSVCCIRSEIQQVLMNLIKNACEAMTEKEYHAEDFPQLQLRVKNGKHLVFIEVEDNGPGIPQDRLKKVFEPFYTSKDVGKGTGLGLSISYFIITEQHKGRMEVQSTLDKGTKFIITLPEGSCDCCNIQ; encoded by the coding sequence ATGCCAAAACGTAGAGATAAACATCCACACATTGCCCTGCTTATCGCAACTGTATATGCGCTATTCGGGTTTTTCTGGATTTTATTCTCAGATAAGCTGCTGCTCCTTCTCGTTCGCGACACAGACCTGATCAATAAAATGCAGACTTTCAAGGGATGGTTCTATGTCTTGATCAGTGCTGCAATAATATACCTTCTGGTAAACAAATATGACCGTTCCGTGCAAAAGAGCCAGCAGGACTACATTAGACTACTCGAAAATATTGCCGACCCCATTTATCTGGCAAACTCCTCCGGCCGAATAATGGACGTTAATGAATCTGCTCTGACAACACTTGGATACAGCAGATATGAATTCAAAGAACTTACAGTGGCAGATCTCGACCCTAATGTTGACCTTGAAGACTGGAGCAAAACAGTTATCAATAGCCCGCTTGATCAACGCTTTGCATTGGAAAGCAGACACAAGCGCAAGGACGGAACGTGCTTTCCGGTTGAAGTGGTCGCTTGTGTTTTTGAAGATAATGGGCAAATCTTCTACCTTGGGGTGGCACGGGATATATCCCATAGAATTCAGACACTTGAACTACTTGTTGAAAATGAGAAGATGAGTTCTTTGGGTGCAATGGCTGCCGGCATAGCCCATGAAATCAATAATCCGCTCTCGGCGATACTTGGTGCATGCCAAAATGTAACCAACCGTATTTTTAACGACACCCCGAAAAATCTGCATATTGCCAAAGAATGCAATGCTGACTTGGAGTCCATGCGGGAATATATGCGCAAAAGAGACATATTGCGTATGATAGGCACCATCTCTGATGCCGGTAAACGCGCTTCTCAAATAGTTTCAAGTATGCTTAATTTCAGCCGTGGCGGTTCAAAGAAAATGCATACCTGCCAGACCACGGCATTAATAGATGAGAGCATTGACCTGATCAGGTCTGATTTCAGTTTCAGCAGCAATACCAAATTCAACCAGATAAAAATCTCAAAAGACTATCCTGAACAACCGTTATCCGTATGCTGCATCCGAAGTGAAATACAGCAGGTATTAATGAATCTGATAAAAAATGCATGTGAAGCCATGACAGAGAAGGAATACCATGCCGAAGATTTCCCGCAACTGCAGCTACGGGTCAAAAACGGCAAGCATCTGGTTTTCATCGAGGTAGAGGACAACGGACCGGGAATTCCGCAAGACAGGCTGAAAAAAGTTTTCGAACCTTTCTACACATCCAAAGATGTAGGAAAGGGGACAGGGCTGGGATTATCAATATCTTATTTTATCATTACAGAGCAGCACAAAGGAAGAATGGAAGTACAAAGCACCTTAGACAAGGGAACAAAGTTCATTATCACCCTGCCGGAAGGCAGTTGCGATTGCTGCAATATACAATAA
- a CDS encoding aldo/keto reductase gives MSVKMTMKTLGNSDIKISPIGLGCMGLSEFYGKPASEKQGCALINHALDQGVNFFDTADMYGDGHNEKLLAKALQGRREEAVIATKFGIVRENGEYARTISGKPEYVRKACHESLRRLETDYIDLYYIHRVDTDTPIEETIGEMSRLVAEGKIKAIGISEASAETLRRAHAVHPISALQSEYSMLTRGPETEILDLTRELGISFVPYSPICRGLLSNWKPSEDKTDFRNMLPRFQGEAYNSNKAIADALARIAEEKGCSLAQLSLAWVCAQADNIIPIPGTTKIKNLDSNIGATQVNLSNDDLAAIETILNTSTVQGNRYTDEGMKGVNV, from the coding sequence ATGTCTGTAAAAATGACCATGAAAACACTCGGCAATAGTGACATCAAAATTTCACCTATCGGCCTCGGTTGCATGGGACTGAGTGAATTCTACGGAAAGCCCGCATCTGAAAAGCAGGGCTGCGCACTAATCAACCATGCCCTTGATCAGGGAGTAAATTTCTTTGATACCGCCGACATGTACGGCGATGGGCACAATGAAAAACTGTTGGCAAAAGCCCTGCAAGGACGCCGGGAAGAAGCCGTGATTGCCACCAAGTTCGGCATTGTGCGCGAGAACGGCGAGTACGCCCGGACCATCAGCGGCAAGCCTGAATATGTGCGCAAAGCCTGCCACGAAAGCCTGCGCCGTCTGGAAACGGATTACATAGACCTTTACTATATCCATAGGGTGGACACAGATACTCCCATTGAAGAGACCATCGGAGAAATGTCCAGACTTGTGGCAGAAGGTAAAATCAAGGCCATCGGTATCTCTGAAGCTTCCGCAGAAACCCTTCGTCGTGCTCATGCGGTCCACCCGATTTCCGCTCTGCAATCAGAATACTCCATGCTTACCCGCGGCCCTGAAACAGAAATACTGGACCTGACCCGCGAACTGGGCATCAGCTTTGTTCCATACAGCCCCATCTGCCGAGGGCTACTCAGCAACTGGAAGCCGTCCGAGGACAAAACTGATTTCAGGAACATGCTGCCCCGATTTCAAGGTGAAGCATATAATAGCAACAAAGCCATCGCCGATGCCCTAGCCCGGATAGCTGAGGAAAAAGGCTGCTCGCTGGCCCAGCTCTCGCTGGCATGGGTCTGCGCACAGGCAGACAACATCATTCCTATTCCGGGAACCACTAAGATCAAAAACCTTGATTCCAACATCGGGGCCACACAAGTCAACCTGAGCAATGACGACCTTGCAGCCATTGAAACAATCCTCAATACCAGCACAGTCCAAGGAAACCGCTATACTGATGAAGGCATGAAAGGAGTAAACGTATAA
- a CDS encoding LysR family transcriptional regulator, whose amino-acid sequence METRQLKYFLAVAEELHFGRAAKRLFISQPPLSQQIKKFEDELGVKLFQRNKRSVALTAAGVSLLRDAPGIMRAIGRAKSNLLDAATGEGGQFTLGYIGPALETTLTEIIRDFKGQYPSVRLDLREMFTTDQLKAIRSGDIDAGIVRLFRHDVSDLERELFHRESYALVVPDGHPLADRAAVDVSELAGEQFIFFPREGQPRLYDEWMRVFSEAGFVPDVVQEATRKSATVALVAANMGIGIVPESMARIKPQGVVFKRLSGDFPVIEMSLIYRSTNGFPAVDNFIAAVRQNWADRKQDKN is encoded by the coding sequence ATGGAAACACGACAGCTTAAATATTTTCTGGCGGTGGCAGAAGAACTGCATTTCGGACGTGCTGCCAAGCGGCTCTTTATTTCGCAACCCCCCTTAAGTCAGCAGATTAAGAAGTTTGAGGATGAACTCGGGGTTAAACTTTTCCAGCGCAATAAGCGTTCGGTTGCCTTGACTGCTGCAGGAGTTTCATTGCTTAGAGATGCTCCCGGAATCATGAGGGCCATCGGTCGGGCAAAGTCAAATTTACTTGATGCTGCAACCGGAGAGGGCGGTCAATTTACTCTGGGGTATATAGGGCCTGCTCTTGAGACTACGCTCACTGAGATTATTCGTGATTTCAAAGGGCAGTATCCCTCTGTGCGGCTGGATCTGCGGGAAATGTTTACCACCGATCAGCTCAAGGCCATCAGAAGCGGTGATATTGATGCCGGAATTGTCCGTTTGTTTCGGCATGATGTTTCAGACCTTGAACGCGAATTGTTCCACCGCGAATCTTATGCGCTGGTAGTGCCGGATGGTCATCCACTCGCTGACAGGGCAGCGGTGGATGTTTCGGAATTGGCAGGTGAACAGTTCATTTTTTTTCCGCGTGAAGGACAGCCCAGATTATATGACGAATGGATGAGAGTGTTTTCCGAAGCCGGATTTGTTCCCGATGTGGTGCAGGAGGCAACCCGCAAGAGTGCGACAGTAGCTCTTGTGGCTGCTAATATGGGAATCGGTATTGTGCCGGAAAGCATGGCCCGCATAAAACCGCAAGGTGTTGTATTTAAAAGGTTGAGCGGAGATTTTCCGGTAATTGAGATGTCTTTGATTTACAGAAGCACAAATGGCTTCCCGGCGGTGGATAATTTTATAGCCGCGGTCCGGCAGAATTGGGCTGACCGGAAGCAGGATAAAAATTGA
- a CDS encoding sugar nucleotide-binding protein, producing the protein MKILVIGDGALGTAIAQQAGKCGHEIFQTSRKNQQLIPFDLKNEHKFTNLPEADWAVISAGISGYKECAENPESRLVNVNRTIKLCRFLLNRGTKILFPSSTAVFDGQAAFPEPDAPTCPNTEYGRQKMEVEEFLHQYPDQTAIVRLTKLIERNTPLIAGWLEKLAIEQEITPFKDLSIAPILFEDAAFACCKIMGKGGNGIFHCSGPQEISYLEFGRMLCERSGFNPELVKAASCKGIIDYRTPHCGLGSKATEEMIQFKFPDPKQVVERLVLPRNNRH; encoded by the coding sequence ATGAAAATTCTGGTAATTGGTGACGGTGCGCTGGGCACAGCAATCGCACAGCAGGCAGGAAAATGCGGTCACGAAATATTTCAGACCTCGCGCAAGAATCAACAACTCATCCCGTTTGATCTAAAAAATGAACATAAGTTCACTAATCTTCCAGAAGCTGATTGGGCTGTAATTTCTGCCGGAATTTCCGGCTACAAAGAATGTGCTGAAAATCCAGAATCACGCTTGGTAAACGTGAACCGCACAATCAAACTTTGCCGTTTTTTGCTTAATCGCGGAACTAAAATTCTATTTCCTTCCAGCACAGCGGTCTTTGACGGACAGGCAGCATTTCCAGAACCGGATGCTCCCACCTGTCCCAATACAGAATATGGACGACAGAAAATGGAGGTTGAAGAGTTCCTGCACCAATACCCGGACCAGACTGCCATAGTACGCCTGACTAAACTCATCGAACGCAATACACCGCTCATTGCCGGCTGGCTGGAAAAGCTCGCCATCGAACAGGAAATCACCCCATTCAAGGACCTGAGCATCGCCCCGATTCTTTTTGAGGATGCAGCCTTTGCCTGCTGTAAGATAATGGGAAAAGGTGGCAATGGCATTTTCCATTGCTCCGGGCCTCAGGAAATCAGCTATCTTGAATTCGGACGAATGCTCTGTGAACGATCCGGCTTCAATCCCGAACTTGTCAAAGCTGCCAGTTGCAAAGGGATCATTGACTACCGCACGCCGCATTGCGGTCTTGGTTCCAAAGCAACCGAAGAAATGATCCAGTTTAAATTTCCCGATCCAAAGCAGGTTGTTGAGAGATTGGTACTACCCCGCAATAATCGGCATTAG
- a CDS encoding radical SAM protein encodes MQLYTNLKIFHYQDKLDSLPQESNTIEAPIHIRIKPTNACNHNCSYCAYLNKDLQLGQDMSIADRIPAQKMEEIVSDCIEMGVKAVTFSGGGEPLCYPQLATTARNLAEGGVSIATLTNGALLHGEVAEVFSSLGTWIRISMDGWDGPSYARFRSVGGDEFSKIMTNIKNFKKLNGKCFLGVSYVINRDNADHVFEMGQKLKDAGVDSIKFSGCVVSNDGHENNRYHAPVFGRIKEQTQRAKAELQSDGFEVFDAYHELDEKFDKQYTWCPNLQIQPVIAADQRVYTCHDKAYNLDAGVLGSIKDQSFKDFWFSNQDKFYEINPIRHCQHHCVANRTNKLIHEYLNVNPDHLPFV; translated from the coding sequence ATGCAACTCTATACCAACCTGAAAATTTTTCACTATCAAGACAAGCTTGACTCCCTGCCACAGGAATCTAACACCATCGAAGCTCCTATTCATATTCGAATAAAGCCCACCAATGCATGCAATCACAACTGTTCCTACTGCGCATACCTTAACAAGGATCTGCAATTGGGGCAGGATATGTCCATTGCAGACCGCATCCCTGCGCAAAAGATGGAAGAGATTGTGTCAGATTGCATTGAAATGGGTGTTAAAGCAGTAACTTTCAGCGGCGGCGGGGAACCGCTTTGTTATCCGCAACTGGCAACAACTGCCCGCAATCTGGCCGAAGGCGGAGTCAGCATCGCCACTCTGACCAACGGCGCTCTACTGCATGGTGAAGTAGCTGAAGTATTTTCCTCTCTGGGTACATGGATCAGGATTTCCATGGACGGCTGGGACGGTCCCAGTTACGCCCGCTTTCGCTCCGTGGGGGGGGATGAATTTTCCAAGATCATGACCAACATTAAAAATTTCAAAAAGCTGAACGGAAAATGCTTTCTGGGAGTGAGCTACGTAATCAACCGCGACAATGCAGACCACGTTTTTGAAATGGGCCAAAAGCTTAAAGATGCGGGAGTAGACAGTATCAAGTTTTCCGGCTGTGTTGTCAGTAATGACGGTCATGAGAATAACCGCTACCACGCGCCGGTTTTCGGACGGATAAAAGAACAAACCCAGCGAGCTAAAGCGGAACTGCAATCAGATGGTTTCGAGGTATTTGACGCCTACCATGAGCTGGATGAAAAGTTCGACAAACAATACACATGGTGTCCCAACCTTCAAATACAGCCCGTTATCGCTGCTGACCAACGGGTCTACACCTGCCACGATAAAGCTTACAACCTTGATGCCGGAGTCTTGGGTTCCATTAAAGACCAAAGTTTCAAAGACTTCTGGTTTAGCAACCAGGACAAATTCTATGAGATTAACCCGATACGGCACTGCCAACACCACTGCGTGGCTAACAGGACCAATAAACTCATCCATGAGTACCTCAATGTAAACCCTGACCACCTGCCATTTGTCTAA
- a CDS encoding class I SAM-dependent methyltransferase, with product MGKLLNLVTPLHTSSNREYLPRMVDSKVECMLKAKEYEFDYWDGERRYGYGGYRYLEDYWTPVAKALIETYGLEKGARILDVGCGKAFLLYELYRLGMEVHGFDISCHGLEGAKEEIRENLFIQRAEEPFPYTDNKFDLVISINSLHNLPIFNLKKALGEIERVGRNKYLCVESYRNEQELFNLQCWALTCESFFSKDEWGWIFKEFNYSGDYELIYFE from the coding sequence ATGGGAAAATTGCTCAATCTGGTTACCCCGCTGCATACCTCCAGCAATCGCGAATACCTGCCGCGCATGGTCGACAGTAAAGTCGAATGCATGCTTAAAGCGAAGGAATACGAATTCGATTACTGGGATGGTGAACGCCGCTATGGTTACGGCGGTTATCGTTATCTGGAAGATTACTGGACTCCGGTAGCCAAAGCTCTAATTGAGACCTACGGCCTTGAAAAAGGAGCGCGTATTCTGGATGTGGGCTGCGGAAAGGCTTTCCTGCTCTATGAACTGTACAGGCTGGGTATGGAAGTGCATGGATTTGATATTTCCTGTCACGGACTCGAAGGAGCAAAAGAGGAAATCAGAGAGAATCTGTTTATCCAGCGAGCCGAAGAACCTTTCCCATACACTGACAACAAATTCGATCTGGTCATTTCCATCAATTCCCTGCACAACCTGCCCATCTTCAATCTCAAAAAAGCACTGGGCGAGATAGAGCGTGTAGGGCGAAATAAATATCTTTGTGTGGAAAGCTACCGCAATGAACAGGAATTGTTTAACCTCCAATGCTGGGCCCTGACCTGTGAATCTTTTTTCAGTAAAGATGAATGGGGATGGATATTCAAAGAATTCAATTACTCCGGCGACTACGAATTAATCTACTTCGAATAA
- a CDS encoding class I SAM-dependent methyltransferase yields MIRLSPHMAHNLKKDPKRLAFVLARYSFAAQMTADCGSILELGCSEGIGAAMLHGGTKQYLGMDLDTPAIEAARNNFASDKVCFKNENFLNMDEGKFEAVVSLDVVEHISKGADEDAFFKTIHDNITENGVCVIGTPNITSTPYASPESMRGHVNMFDAMRLKSTLENYFKNVFIFSMNDEMVHTGFHSMAHYLFAVGCNKIT; encoded by the coding sequence ATGATCAGACTATCACCACACATGGCCCACAACCTGAAGAAGGACCCTAAGCGACTGGCATTCGTGCTGGCCCGTTACTCCTTTGCCGCCCAGATGACAGCAGACTGCGGGAGCATTCTCGAACTGGGCTGTAGCGAGGGAATTGGCGCTGCTATGCTGCACGGCGGAACGAAACAGTATCTCGGTATGGACCTCGACACCCCGGCTATTGAAGCAGCCCGGAACAATTTTGCCAGTGATAAGGTTTGTTTTAAAAATGAAAATTTCCTGAACATGGATGAAGGCAAATTTGAAGCAGTGGTCAGCCTTGATGTTGTCGAGCATATTTCTAAAGGCGCAGACGAAGATGCCTTTTTCAAAACGATACACGACAACATCACCGAGAACGGAGTCTGCGTCATCGGCACCCCGAACATTACCAGCACCCCATACGCATCCCCGGAAAGTATGCGCGGTCATGTGAATATGTTCGATGCGATGAGGTTAAAATCAACTTTGGAAAACTACTTTAAAAACGTATTCATTTTTTCCATGAACGATGAAATGGTCCACACCGGATTTCATTCCATGGCTCATTATCTGTTCGCTGTGGGCTGCAACAAAATAACCTAG